In a single window of the Nocardioides sp. L-11A genome:
- a CDS encoding helix-turn-helix domain-containing protein, whose translation MASIETPRNARSRRTAQSLLKAARELIEQEGLAEVTMAAVAERAGVSRRAIYLHFTSRGELLAALYDYLNDVEDRDAAFLPMWEAADGVAALDARAQVVAGFIPRIMPTARALQQAARHDPDAARHWELASRVRYEGCRQIIERLAGEGRLAPRWTTTTATDMLVALSSFDVVGILLDERDWTETELADHLAAVFRQVFVS comes from the coding sequence ATGGCCAGCATCGAGACCCCGCGGAACGCCCGCAGCCGCCGCACCGCGCAGTCACTGCTCAAGGCCGCCAGGGAGCTGATCGAGCAGGAGGGCCTCGCGGAGGTCACGATGGCCGCGGTGGCGGAGCGGGCCGGGGTCTCCCGGCGCGCGATCTACCTGCACTTCACCTCCCGCGGCGAGCTGCTGGCGGCGCTCTACGACTACCTCAACGACGTCGAGGACCGCGATGCCGCCTTCCTGCCCATGTGGGAGGCGGCGGACGGAGTCGCCGCGCTGGACGCTCGGGCCCAGGTGGTGGCCGGCTTCATCCCGCGGATCATGCCGACCGCACGCGCGCTCCAGCAGGCGGCCCGCCACGACCCCGACGCCGCGCGGCACTGGGAGCTGGCCAGCCGGGTCCGCTACGAGGGATGCCGACAGATCATCGAGCGCCTGGCCGGCGAGGGTCGCCTGGCCCCGCGATGGACGACGACGACCGCAACGGACATGCTCGTCGCGCTGAGCTCGTTCGACGTGGTGGGCATCCTGCTCGACGAGCGCGACTGGACCGAGACCGAGCTCGCCGACCACCTCGCGGCCGTGTTCCGCCAGGTCTTCGTCTCCTGA
- a CDS encoding MarR family transcriptional regulator — protein MAHQDAAQDADRADRSGRSGGSGVSDVDRFVQQWREQRPDLDPSPIALFGRVHRVYLRYQAVITKCFEDFGLNPASFDVLAALRRAGAPYRMTGTELAAESLLSSAGITFRLDKLEQAGLITRIRDTQDRRVVHSQLTAEGLALIDEAIAAHLDNEHRLLAGIDDADAERLAALLQRLEDSILATRS, from the coding sequence ATGGCCCACCAGGACGCCGCCCAGGACGCTGACCGTGCCGACCGATCCGGCAGGTCGGGTGGCTCCGGCGTCTCCGACGTCGACCGGTTCGTCCAGCAGTGGCGGGAGCAGCGGCCCGATCTCGACCCTTCGCCGATCGCGCTCTTCGGCCGTGTGCACCGCGTCTACCTGCGCTACCAGGCGGTCATCACGAAGTGCTTCGAGGACTTCGGTCTCAACCCGGCGTCCTTCGACGTGCTCGCGGCGCTGCGCCGGGCGGGCGCGCCGTACCGGATGACCGGCACCGAGCTGGCGGCGGAGTCGCTGCTCTCGTCGGCCGGCATCACCTTCCGCCTCGACAAGCTCGAGCAGGCGGGACTGATCACGCGGATCCGCGACACCCAGGACCGCCGCGTGGTCCACTCCCAGCTCACCGCCGAGGGCCTGGCTCTCATCGACGAGGCCATCGCGGCGCACCTCGACAACGAGCACCGGCTGCTCGCCGGGATCGACGACGCCGACGCCGAGCGACTGGCCGCGCTACTGCAGCGCCTCGAGGACTCGATCCTGGCCACGCGGTCCTAG
- a CDS encoding SDR family oxidoreductase has product MDLGLAGAAALVTGGNRGIGRATAAALVREGARVVLLARDAVALAAAAAEIGAAGHVVADTTDDVAVASAVDEAVRLLGGLDVLVNCAAPRADRAAPPGLAGLDEADFLRNVDTKALGYLRTARAAAPYLRLRGGAIVNISGMNARSTGNIAGSVRNIAVVALSKNLADELGPAGIAVSCVHPGLTVTERTEGDPEYAAAASANALGRPVTAAEVADVVTFLASPRGRVANGAVVTADGGRPGAVWA; this is encoded by the coding sequence ATGGATCTCGGACTCGCCGGCGCCGCGGCACTGGTCACCGGCGGCAACCGTGGCATCGGCCGAGCCACGGCCGCGGCACTGGTCCGCGAGGGGGCCCGGGTCGTGCTCCTCGCACGCGACGCGGTCGCTCTCGCCGCCGCCGCCGCGGAGATCGGCGCGGCCGGACACGTCGTCGCCGACACGACCGACGACGTCGCCGTGGCATCCGCGGTCGACGAGGCGGTCCGGCTGCTCGGAGGGCTCGACGTCCTGGTCAACTGCGCCGCGCCCCGGGCGGACCGGGCAGCGCCGCCGGGACTGGCCGGCCTCGACGAGGCCGACTTCCTGCGCAACGTCGACACCAAGGCGCTGGGCTACCTCCGCACCGCCCGCGCGGCGGCGCCGTACCTGCGCCTCCGGGGCGGCGCGATCGTCAACATCAGCGGGATGAACGCCCGCTCGACGGGCAATATCGCCGGCTCGGTGCGCAATATCGCGGTCGTCGCCCTGAGCAAGAACCTCGCCGACGAGCTCGGCCCCGCCGGCATCGCGGTCAGCTGCGTGCACCCCGGGCTCACCGTCACCGAGCGCACCGAGGGCGACCCGGAGTACGCCGCGGCGGCCTCCGCGAACGCCCTCGGTCGCCCCGTCACCGCGGCCGAGGTCGCCGACGTCGTCACCTTCCTGGCGTCCCCCCGCGGCCGCGTCGCCAACGGCGCCGTGGTCACCGCCGACGGCGGGCGCCCGGGAGCCGTCTGGGCCTGA
- a CDS encoding VOC family protein encodes MEQPVVRLHSLRSVQLGVPDVTACSDFYAEVWGLSVVERDTDHTWLRGTGPDHHVLQLSRSERNALGRISFAVRTPAEVDAAARRLVAQGVPLLREPGPLDDAGAGYGLVLVDPEGRRIELSCDLHSVTPRSRDLPVPVGVTHVVLNTVDIDRAVAFYTQVLGMRVSDWSEHQMAFLRCNTDHHSIAFNQAAWTSVNHVAYEMASMDHFMRGIGSLRHHGITPLWGPGRHGPGNNTFSYFADPAGLVCEYTSDVAQVVEDQWLCRVWRRVPELSDLWGTAGPPSSDVRTHMAGVEDRGALDATAAVGTP; translated from the coding sequence ATGGAACAGCCCGTCGTACGACTGCACTCCCTGCGGTCGGTCCAGCTCGGTGTCCCGGACGTGACCGCGTGCAGCGACTTCTATGCCGAGGTCTGGGGCCTGTCGGTGGTGGAGCGGGACACCGACCACACCTGGCTGCGCGGCACCGGGCCCGATCACCACGTGCTCCAGCTCAGCCGCTCCGAGCGCAACGCGCTCGGCCGGATCAGCTTCGCGGTCCGCACCCCCGCGGAGGTCGACGCGGCGGCCCGGCGGCTCGTCGCCCAGGGCGTGCCGCTGCTGCGCGAGCCCGGCCCACTCGACGACGCGGGCGCGGGGTACGGACTGGTCCTCGTCGATCCCGAGGGGCGCCGGATCGAGCTCAGCTGCGACCTCCACTCCGTGACGCCGCGCAGTCGGGACCTGCCGGTGCCCGTCGGCGTGACCCATGTCGTGCTCAACACCGTCGACATCGATCGCGCGGTGGCCTTCTACACGCAGGTCCTGGGCATGCGGGTCTCCGACTGGTCGGAGCACCAGATGGCGTTCCTGCGGTGCAACACCGATCACCACAGCATCGCGTTCAACCAGGCCGCCTGGACCTCCGTGAACCACGTCGCCTACGAGATGGCCTCGATGGACCACTTCATGCGCGGCATCGGCTCGCTGAGACACCACGGCATCACGCCGCTGTGGGGTCCGGGCCGGCACGGGCCGGGCAACAACACCTTCTCCTACTTCGCCGACCCCGCCGGGCTGGTGTGCGAGTACACCTCGGACGTCGCCCAGGTCGTCGAGGACCAGTGGCTGTGCCGGGTCTGGCGCCGGGTGCCCGAGTTGTCCGACCTGTGGGGCACCGCGGGCCCGCCCTCCTCCGACGTGCGGACGCACATGGCGGGCGTCGAGGACCGGGGCGCGCTCGACGCGACCGCCGCGGTGGGTACGCCGTGA
- a CDS encoding DHA2 family efflux MFS transporter permease subunit produces the protein MIQTATPAAATAPPLDRTARTVIAVVVLGMITTVLDATIVSVATDRLAAEFTVPLTTIQWVMTGYLLAFTATIPLAGWAMDRYGARRVWLLAVGVFTVGSLLCGAAWSAPSLIGFRVLQGAGAGLVGPVGIAMVARAVGPQRMGRAMAVVGIPMMLGPILGPVVGGVLIDSVDWRWIFLVNIPVGLACLAWSVRALADSRGAGRERLDVLGLALLSPGLVALAYGVTALAGPTGSSAGATAGIAGGAVLLVAFVAHALRTERPLVELRHFATRGFATATAVQFLAVGVLTGAGFLLPLYHLLARGETELQTGLLLVPQGVGAAVAMALTGRLVDGGRGRAVVLTGVGLLVAGFLGYTAVGSDPGQVYLGIALFAIGLGAGCIFAPTSAAAYAALDHAAIPRATTTMSIAQRTGGVVATAVFATVLQHRLDGSAAPGDAFGTTFWWPLAVAVLALAPAVLLPASRTDAAPEGADR, from the coding sequence ATGATCCAGACCGCCACTCCCGCCGCCGCGACCGCGCCACCGCTCGACCGGACGGCCCGCACGGTCATCGCCGTGGTCGTGCTCGGCATGATCACCACCGTCCTCGACGCGACCATCGTCAGCGTGGCCACCGACCGCCTCGCGGCGGAGTTCACCGTCCCTCTCACCACGATCCAGTGGGTGATGACCGGCTACCTGCTGGCTTTCACCGCGACCATCCCGCTCGCCGGCTGGGCGATGGACCGGTACGGCGCCCGCCGGGTCTGGCTGCTCGCCGTCGGCGTCTTCACCGTCGGCTCGCTGCTGTGCGGTGCCGCGTGGTCGGCGCCGTCCCTCATCGGGTTCCGGGTCCTGCAGGGCGCCGGCGCCGGCCTGGTCGGCCCGGTCGGCATCGCCATGGTCGCCCGCGCGGTCGGCCCGCAGCGGATGGGCCGCGCGATGGCCGTCGTCGGCATCCCGATGATGCTCGGCCCGATCCTCGGCCCGGTGGTGGGCGGCGTCCTCATCGACAGCGTCGACTGGCGCTGGATCTTCCTGGTCAACATCCCGGTCGGCCTCGCCTGCCTGGCCTGGTCGGTCCGCGCCCTCGCGGACTCACGGGGGGCCGGCCGTGAGCGGCTCGACGTGCTCGGCCTCGCCCTGCTCTCCCCCGGCCTGGTCGCCCTGGCCTACGGCGTGACCGCACTCGCCGGCCCCACCGGATCATCGGCCGGGGCGACGGCCGGGATCGCCGGTGGCGCGGTGCTGCTGGTCGCCTTCGTGGCCCACGCCCTGCGCACCGAGCGGCCGCTGGTCGAGCTGCGCCACTTCGCCACCCGCGGCTTCGCGACCGCGACCGCCGTGCAGTTCCTCGCGGTCGGCGTGCTCACCGGCGCCGGCTTCCTGCTCCCGCTCTACCACCTCCTCGCACGCGGCGAGACCGAGCTGCAGACCGGGCTCCTGCTGGTGCCCCAGGGCGTCGGCGCCGCGGTGGCGATGGCACTGACCGGCCGCCTGGTCGACGGCGGCCGAGGCCGGGCAGTCGTGCTCACGGGTGTCGGGCTGCTGGTCGCGGGCTTCCTCGGCTACACCGCCGTCGGGAGCGACCCGGGCCAGGTGTACCTCGGGATCGCGCTGTTCGCGATCGGACTGGGCGCCGGCTGCATCTTCGCGCCGACCAGCGCGGCGGCGTACGCGGCCCTCGACCACGCCGCCATCCCCCGCGCCACCACGACGATGAGCATCGCCCAGCGCACCGGCGGTGTCGTCGCCACCGCGGTCTTCGCCACCGTCCTGCAGCACCGGCTCGACGGCAGCGCGGCACCGGGGGATGCTTTCGGTACGACCTTCTGGTGGCCGCTCGCGGTCGCCGTCCTGGCCCTCGCGCCGGCGGTCCTGCTGCCGGCATCGCGCACTGACGCCGCACCCGAAGGAGCGGACCGATGA
- a CDS encoding DUF108 domain-containing protein: MSRTRPDPVRAVVIGGGAIGASVVAALLRGVVPDVVPVAVVDPRPVGDLGVPQLRLEAALEQADVVVECAGQAVVVQRAVDILERGIDLLITSVGALADPELAAAVRAAGPGRFLLTAGAIGGLDILSSAAAQGPLTRVEVTTTKLPATLVQPWMDDPAAERLRATTAAVEVFRGNAREATRLFPRSLNVAATVGWVVGDFDLVDVRLVADPAAELTCHRVVAEGMAGRYAFEIENLPSPQNPRTSGVVPHAVLRSLAALTGRPSGVI; encoded by the coding sequence GTGAGCCGGACCCGTCCGGATCCGGTGCGGGCCGTCGTCATCGGCGGCGGAGCGATCGGCGCGAGCGTCGTCGCCGCCCTGCTGCGCGGCGTCGTCCCGGACGTCGTCCCCGTCGCGGTCGTCGACCCGCGGCCGGTCGGGGACCTGGGCGTGCCCCAGTTGCGGCTGGAGGCCGCGCTCGAGCAGGCCGACGTGGTCGTCGAGTGCGCGGGCCAGGCGGTCGTCGTCCAACGGGCCGTCGACATCCTCGAGCGCGGCATCGACCTGCTCATCACCTCGGTCGGTGCGCTGGCTGACCCGGAGCTGGCCGCCGCGGTCCGCGCGGCCGGTCCGGGCCGCTTCCTGCTCACCGCGGGAGCGATCGGCGGGCTCGACATCCTCTCCTCGGCCGCCGCCCAGGGCCCGTTGACCCGGGTCGAGGTCACCACGACCAAGCTGCCGGCCACGCTGGTCCAGCCGTGGATGGACGACCCCGCCGCCGAGCGGTTGCGGGCGACGACCGCGGCCGTCGAGGTCTTCCGCGGCAACGCCCGCGAGGCGACCCGGCTGTTCCCGCGCTCCCTCAACGTCGCGGCGACCGTGGGCTGGGTGGTCGGCGACTTCGACCTCGTCGACGTCCGCCTGGTCGCCGACCCGGCCGCCGAGCTGACCTGCCACCGGGTCGTCGCGGAGGGGATGGCCGGGCGCTACGCGTTCGAGATCGAGAACCTGCCCTCGCCGCAGAACCCGCGCACCAGTGGCGTCGTACCGCATGCGGTGCTGCGGTCCCTGGCCGCGCTGACCGGCCGTCCCAGCGGGGTGATCTAG
- a CDS encoding alpha/beta hydrolase: MPVGYLIPVLFVGSVTLLAIRPVRRPESLGLVSFLLTLLINEVPIVGLYLLLPATALAFAQGDIGTPGGRAVLGLAVLVVVGLATIARRAMLAGPVVERALAEGLGAGWRSETDPALSAGLRRGLPLGRIVFLPFLTRRRDVTHVKNLSYGDAGKRNLLDLYCHRSRPSGAPILIHLHGGHYSMGRKDSQALPLIYRLASQGWVCISANYRLRPAVQHPEHLIDYKRVIAWAREHAEEYGADPAMIFASGTSAGGHMASIAGLTADDPDLQPGFEDVDTSVAGVIILNGYLGRYFGQGPESSPLGHVRPDAPPYLIAHGDHDTLVPPEVNRPFVEGLRRVSRNPVVYAELPGAQHGFDLYHSVRFETLINGIEAFAAWVRTGSAGRTGSRPGGSGSSAGPEVSRRRGP; encoded by the coding sequence ATGCCGGTCGGCTACCTGATCCCCGTGCTGTTCGTCGGCTCGGTCACGCTGCTGGCGATCCGTCCGGTGCGCCGGCCGGAATCGCTGGGTCTGGTCAGCTTCCTGCTGACGCTGCTCATCAACGAGGTGCCGATCGTGGGGCTCTACCTCCTGCTGCCGGCGACGGCGCTGGCGTTCGCCCAGGGCGACATCGGCACACCGGGCGGCCGGGCGGTCCTCGGGCTCGCCGTGCTGGTCGTGGTCGGGCTCGCGACCATCGCCCGGCGGGCGATGCTGGCCGGACCGGTCGTCGAGCGAGCCCTTGCCGAAGGCCTGGGCGCCGGCTGGCGCAGCGAGACGGACCCGGCGCTGAGCGCCGGACTGCGCCGGGGTCTTCCGCTCGGCCGCATCGTGTTCCTGCCGTTCCTCACCCGTCGCCGCGACGTCACCCACGTGAAGAACCTCAGCTACGGCGACGCCGGCAAGCGGAACCTGCTCGACCTGTACTGCCACCGCTCCCGCCCGTCCGGCGCCCCGATCCTGATCCACCTGCACGGAGGCCACTACTCGATGGGCCGCAAGGACAGCCAGGCGCTGCCCTTGATCTACCGGTTGGCGAGCCAGGGCTGGGTCTGCATCAGCGCGAACTACCGGCTCCGGCCGGCGGTCCAGCATCCCGAGCACCTCATCGACTACAAGCGGGTGATCGCCTGGGCCCGCGAGCACGCCGAGGAGTACGGCGCCGACCCGGCGATGATCTTCGCGTCGGGCACCTCGGCCGGCGGCCACATGGCCTCGATCGCCGGCCTGACCGCGGACGACCCGGATCTCCAGCCCGGCTTCGAGGATGTCGACACCTCGGTTGCGGGCGTCATCATCCTGAACGGCTACCTGGGTCGGTACTTCGGCCAGGGCCCCGAGTCGTCGCCGCTGGGGCACGTCCGGCCCGACGCCCCGCCGTACCTGATCGCCCACGGCGACCACGACACCCTCGTCCCCCCGGAGGTGAACCGTCCCTTCGTCGAAGGCCTCCGCCGGGTCTCGCGCAATCCTGTCGTGTACGCCGAGCTCCCCGGGGCCCAGCACGGCTTCGACCTCTACCACTCCGTGCGCTTCGAGACCCTCATCAACGGCATCGAGGCCTTCGCCGCCTGGGTCCGCACCGGCAGCGCGGGCCGCACCGGCTCGCGGCCGGGCGGGAGTGGCTCCTCGGCGGGCCCCGAGGTCAGCCGCCGTAGGGGACCGTGA
- a CDS encoding 2-hydroxyacid dehydrogenase, whose amino-acid sequence MSRATVLRVPPISPQLHDAVGERYAALDLPEAGRDDFLAEHGADIVAIVCSNAGAVDADLIAALPRLGVIANHGVGYDNIDVPAARARGIAVSNTPDVLDDAVAETALALLLAVRRRVVLADRFVRDGRWPDGAFPLTDQVAGSRVGILGLGRIGQAVATRLEAFGCTVSYHNRHRLPDVSYAYAASPVELAAGVDSLVAVVPGGAGTAALVDRAVLDALGPTGVLINIARGSVVDEPALVAALRDGRLGGAGLDVYADEPRVPAELTTMDNVVLLPHLASGTHPTRAAMRALTLDNLASWLTDGTLRTPIPELAATTDRSA is encoded by the coding sequence GTGAGCCGAGCGACCGTCCTCCGCGTGCCCCCGATCAGCCCGCAGCTGCACGACGCCGTCGGCGAGAGGTATGCCGCGCTCGACCTGCCCGAGGCCGGCCGCGACGACTTCCTCGCCGAGCACGGTGCCGACATCGTCGCCATCGTGTGCAGCAACGCCGGCGCGGTGGACGCCGACCTGATCGCCGCCCTCCCCCGGCTGGGCGTGATCGCCAACCACGGCGTCGGCTACGACAACATCGACGTCCCCGCTGCCCGGGCGCGTGGCATCGCGGTGAGCAACACCCCCGACGTCCTCGACGACGCGGTCGCCGAGACCGCGCTCGCCCTGTTGCTCGCCGTCCGGCGCCGGGTGGTCCTCGCCGACCGCTTCGTCCGCGACGGGAGGTGGCCCGACGGCGCCTTCCCGCTGACCGACCAGGTCGCGGGCAGCCGGGTCGGCATCCTGGGCCTGGGGCGGATCGGGCAGGCCGTCGCGACCCGGCTGGAGGCCTTCGGCTGCACGGTGAGCTACCACAACCGCCACCGGCTCCCGGACGTGTCGTACGCCTACGCCGCCTCGCCCGTCGAGCTGGCGGCGGGTGTCGACAGCCTGGTCGCGGTCGTGCCCGGCGGCGCGGGTACCGCCGCGCTGGTCGACCGCGCGGTCCTCGACGCCCTCGGCCCGACCGGGGTGCTGATCAACATCGCGCGCGGCTCCGTCGTCGACGAGCCCGCCCTCGTCGCCGCACTCCGCGACGGCCGCCTGGGCGGCGCCGGCCTCGACGTCTACGCCGACGAGCCGCGGGTGCCCGCGGAGCTGACCACGATGGACAACGTGGTCCTGCTCCCCCACCTCGCATCCGGCACCCACCCCACCCGGGCGGCGATGCGTGCGCTCACCCTCGACAACCTCGCCTCCTGGCTCACCGACGGCACCCTGCGCACCCCGATCCCCGAACTGGCCGCGACGACGGACAGGAGCGCCTGA
- a CDS encoding TetR family transcriptional regulator, translating to MPEPGLRERKKQETRRRITAAAIELFAERGFEQVPVADIAVAADVSTATVFNYFPAKEDLIYDGMAAFNEHLLAAVRDRPAGQRVVSAFRAYVVQPRGVLADPGSPVLAGLSRIARIVQDSPSLRARERLEADIAVATLRDLLADELGDDLRSWTVASALVGTTRGMTREVQRAAAEGTLDARMAKRLLASAAAAIDLVEAGLAPS from the coding sequence ATGCCTGAGCCGGGACTACGTGAGCGCAAGAAGCAGGAGACGCGCCGGCGGATCACCGCGGCCGCGATCGAGCTGTTCGCCGAGCGCGGCTTCGAGCAGGTGCCGGTCGCCGACATCGCCGTCGCCGCGGACGTCTCCACCGCCACGGTGTTCAACTACTTCCCGGCCAAGGAGGACCTGATCTACGACGGGATGGCCGCGTTCAACGAGCACCTGCTCGCCGCTGTCCGCGACCGGCCCGCGGGCCAGCGGGTCGTCAGCGCGTTCCGCGCGTACGTCGTCCAGCCCCGCGGCGTCCTCGCCGACCCGGGCTCCCCGGTGCTGGCCGGCCTGTCCCGGATCGCGAGGATCGTGCAGGACAGTCCGAGCCTCCGGGCCCGCGAGCGACTCGAGGCCGACATCGCCGTCGCCACCCTGCGTGACCTGTTGGCCGACGAGCTCGGCGACGACCTGCGCTCCTGGACCGTCGCCTCCGCGCTCGTCGGCACCACCCGCGGGATGACCCGCGAGGTGCAGCGGGCCGCCGCCGAGGGCACGCTCGACGCCCGGATGGCGAAGCGACTCCTCGCCTCCGCCGCCGCGGCGATCGACCTCGTCGAGGCAGGCCTCGCCCCCTCCTGA
- a CDS encoding alpha/beta fold hydrolase yields MVLAFRAAGTGAPTLMLHGIGSSSLAFGHQLSALADELAMVAWDAPGYAASSDPDVLLDLDGYVDRAAALARDRFGDRPVHLVGVSWGGVLALRTAASHPELVRSLTVIGASLGSGVDAARAAAMRERSGELLRLGAAAFARQRGPRLLSPDADAALVEHVVATMAAAVRPPGYARAAEAMAAADLSADLGRITAPTLVLAGAEDRVTGPDRAREIAALVPGSALVLIPGAGHLANQERPALVDAWLRGFTRAADLLAAARTAADLHERKIP; encoded by the coding sequence GTGGTGCTGGCGTTCCGCGCGGCCGGAACCGGCGCGCCGACACTGATGCTGCACGGCATCGGGTCCTCCTCCCTCGCCTTCGGTCACCAGCTCTCCGCGCTCGCCGACGAGCTGGCGATGGTGGCCTGGGACGCCCCCGGGTACGCCGCGTCCTCCGACCCGGACGTCCTGCTCGACCTCGACGGGTACGTCGACCGCGCGGCGGCGCTCGCCCGCGACCGGTTCGGCGACCGGCCGGTGCACCTCGTCGGGGTGTCCTGGGGCGGCGTCCTCGCCCTGCGGACCGCGGCGTCGCACCCGGAGCTCGTCCGGAGCCTCACGGTGATCGGAGCGAGCCTCGGCTCGGGCGTCGACGCGGCGCGCGCCGCCGCGATGCGGGAGCGGTCCGGCGAGCTGCTCCGACTGGGGGCCGCCGCCTTCGCGCGGCAGCGCGGGCCGCGACTGCTCTCGCCCGACGCCGACGCCGCGCTCGTCGAGCACGTCGTCGCCACGATGGCCGCCGCCGTCCGCCCGCCCGGCTACGCCCGCGCCGCGGAGGCGATGGCCGCGGCAGACCTGTCCGCGGACCTGGGCCGGATCACGGCACCCACGCTGGTGCTGGCGGGCGCCGAGGACCGGGTGACCGGCCCGGACCGCGCCCGGGAGATCGCGGCGCTCGTTCCCGGCTCGGCGCTCGTGCTGATCCCGGGAGCCGGTCATCTCGCCAACCAGGAGCGCCCCGCCCTGGTCGACGCCTGGCTGCGCGGATTCACCCGCGCCGCCGACCTCCTGGCCGCGGCCCGGACCGCGGCCGACCTCCACGAAAGGAAGATCCCATGA
- a CDS encoding VOC family protein: protein MTIELNHTIVHATDHDATATFLTDLLGPPDAPTYGPFRIVELANGVSLDIVDSPGPVTVQHYAFLVADEEFDAIHARIIERGLTFWADPFHRQAGVINRNDGGRGLYWSDPDGHNLEIITVPYGG from the coding sequence ATGACCATCGAGCTCAACCACACGATCGTCCACGCCACCGATCACGATGCCACCGCCACCTTCCTGACCGACCTGCTCGGGCCCCCGGACGCTCCGACCTACGGGCCGTTCCGGATCGTCGAGCTGGCCAACGGCGTCAGCCTCGACATCGTCGACTCCCCCGGCCCGGTCACCGTCCAGCACTACGCGTTCCTCGTGGCCGACGAGGAGTTCGACGCGATCCACGCCCGCATCATCGAGCGAGGCCTGACCTTCTGGGCCGACCCGTTCCACCGCCAGGCGGGCGTCATCAACCGCAACGACGGCGGCCGCGGCCTGTACTGGTCCGACCCCGACGGCCACAACCTGGAGATCATCACGGTCCCCTACGGCGGCTGA